A single window of Scomber scombrus chromosome 12, fScoSco1.1, whole genome shotgun sequence DNA harbors:
- the cuedc2 gene encoding CUE domain-containing protein 2: MDLHKIIHSALHEFIRAYIPDADLSTLDDVLLSYITGVLEDLGSQQSVEENFDVEVFAEMLEAYIPGFAEIDSVKVCDMMFSLASKLATARTSADEENSVPKEKTDEISLKLTNLPSAPPPGSETQCLKTQTEGATAKVPVSEWEAQEQHLLEMFPKCSLSEARSALSIAKGDMEEAVRLIIEGDVQLSPTPLNVNHGKSIPLQADHKLKESILEKYMLVDREDDKKTHRPVAPKDAPKKLVRYHSNQVVSTKGERYQLVKTNETEEMKKTYVNLKPARKYRFH; the protein is encoded by the exons CACGCTGGACGATGTTCTTCTGTCTTACATCACTGGAGTCCTGGAGGATCTCGGCTCCCAGCAGAGCGTTGAGGAGAATTTCGATGTAGAGGTCTTTGCAGAGATGCTAGAAGCATACATACCTGGCTTTGCTGAAATTGACAG tgttaaAGTCTGTGATATGATGTTCAGCCTGGCTTCAAAACTGGCCACAGCTCGGACCTCAG CTGACGAAGAAAACAGCGTGCCTAAGGAAAAGACAGATGAGATTTCACTGAAACTCACCAACCTGCCCAGTGCACCTCCACCAGGGAGTGAAACGCAGTGCcttaaaacacagacagagggcGCCACTGCCAAG GTGCCAGTGTCTGAGTGGGAGGCCCAGGAGCAGCACCTGCTGGAGATGTTTCCCAAGTGTAGTCTGTCAGAGGCCCGCAGTGCCCTGTCCATTGCCAAAGGAGACATGGAGGAAGCTGTGCGCCTTATTATAGAGGGTGATGTCCAACTCAGCCCCACTCCTCTTAAT GTAAACCATGGGAAAAGTATTCCCTTACAAGCAGACCACAAACTTAAAGAGAGCATCCTTGAGAA ATACATGCTGGTTGACCGGgaagatgataaaaaaacacaccGGCCTGTCGCCCCCAAAGAT GCTCCAAAGAAGCTAGTTCGGTACCACAGTAATCAGGTGGTATCCACAAAAGGAGAGCGATATCAACTTGTGAAGACAAACGAgacagaggagatgaagaagacGTATGTCAACCTCAAGCCTGCACGAAAGTACAGATTCCATTGA
- the hif1an gene encoding hypoxia-inducible factor 1-alpha inhibitor: MAAATVVEADRAASEGGAGFSDVQARGWDESQLRKYSFPTKPIPRLSHTDPRAEMLINNEEPVVLTDTNLVYPALKWDIAYLQENIGHGDFSVYIAENHKFLYYDEKKMSNFENFVPKSQRMEMKFSEFVERMHKMEELGGDERIYLQQTLNDTVGKKIVVDFLGFNWNWINKQQAKRNWGQLTSNLLLIGMEGNVTPAHYDEQQNFFAQIKGHKRCILFPPDQFECLYPYPVHHPCDRQSQVDFDNPDYEKFPNFKNIVGYETVVGPGDVLYIPMYWWHHIESLLNGGVTITVNFWYKGAPTPKRIEYPLRAHQKVAIMRNIEKMLGEALGDPHEVGPLLKTMINGRYDHS; encoded by the exons ATGGCTGCAGCGACCGTAGTGGAGGCTGATCGGGCAGCGAGTGAAGGTGGCGCCGGTTTCTCCGACGTGCAGGCCCGCGGATGGGATGAGTCTCAGCTCCGAAAATACTCTTTCCCAACCAAGCCCATTCCTAGACTGTCTCACACGGACCCCAGAGCCGAAATGCTAATAAATAATGAG GAGCCGGTGGTTTTAACAGACACAAACCTGGTCTATCCAGCTCTCAAATGGGACATTGCATACCTCCAAGAAAATATTGGACACGGAGACTTCTCTGTTTACATCGCAGAAAACCACAAATTCCTCTACTAcgatgagaaaaaaatgtccaacttTGAGAACTTTGTCCCCAAGTCGCAGAGAATGGAAATGAAATTCTCTGAATTTGTGGAAAGAATGCATAAAATGGAAGAACTGGGAGGAGATGAGAG GATATATCTGCAGCAGACACTGAATGACACAGTAGGAAAGAAGATTGTCGTCGACTTCCTTGGTTTCAACTGGAACTGGATCAACAAGCAGCAAGCCAAGAGAAACTGGGGACAGCTGACATCCAACCTGCTGCTCATAGGCATGGAGG GGAATGTGACACCAGCACATTACGACGAGCAGCAGAACTTTTTTGCACAGATCAAAGGCCACAAGAGATGCATCCTCTTCCCTCCAGACCAGTTTGAGTGTCTCTATCCATACCCTGTGCATCACCCCTGTGACAGGCAAAGTCAA gTTGATTTTGACAACCCTGACTATGAGAAGTTTcccaattttaaaaatattgttgGCTATGAGACTGTTGTGGGCCCAGGAGATGTGCTCTACATCCCAATGTATTG gTGGCATCACATTGAATCCCTGTTGAACGGTGGAGTGACAATCACTGTAAACTTCTGGTACAAA GGCGCCCCGACACCCAAGAGGATAGAATACCCTCTGCGAGCTCATCAGAAGGTGGCCATCATGAGAAACATTGAGAAGATGCTGGGAGAAGCACTTGGAGATCCACATGAA gTTGGACCTTTACTGAAAACTATGATTAATGGGCGATATGACCACAGTTAG
- the wnt8b gene encoding protein Wnt-8b — MFMHLEVFYYIFILLAHMRSYCCWSVNNFLMTGPKAYLIYSSSVAAGAQSGIEECKYQFAWDRWNCPERALQLSTHSSLRSANRETAFVHAISSAGVMYTLTRNCSLGDFDNCGCDDSRNGQRGGHGWLWGGCSDNVGFGEAISKQFVDALETGQDARAAMNLHNNEAGRKAVKGTMQRTCKCHGVSGSCTTQTCWLQLPEFREVGNYLKEKYHRALKVDLLRGAGNSAASRGAIAETFNSISRKELVHLEDSPDYCLENRTLGLPGTEGRECLKKGKNLSKWEKRSCKRLCGECGLAVEERKAEMVSSCNCKFHWCCAVKCEQCRKTVTKYFCVKKGGQRGRNESAGSRRKNLRLRKKH; from the exons ATGTTCATGCATTTGGAGGTTTTCTATTACATTTTCATCCTCCTGGCTCACATGAGGTCATACTGCTGCTG GTCAGTGAATAATTTCTTGATGACTGGACCCAAG GCATACCTGATTTACTCTAGCAGTGTGGCAGCAGGAGCTCAGAGTGGCATAGAGGAGTGCAAATACCAGTTTGCATGGGACCGCTGGAACTGCCCTGAGAGAGCTCTGCAACTGTCCACGCACAGCAGCCTGCGCAGTG CAAATCGGGAGACAGCATTCGTCCATGCCATCAGCTCCGCTGGCGTCATGTATACTCTAACCAGGAACTGCAGTCTTGGGGACTTTGACAATTGTGGCTGTGATGACAGCAGAAACGGACAACGAG GTGGTCATGGATGGCTCTGGGGTGGCTGCAGTGATAATGTTGGCTTTGGTGAGGCCATCTCCAAACAATTTGTTGATGCTTTGGAGACTGGGCAGGATGCACGGGCAGCCATGAATCTCCATAATAACGAGGCTGGGCGCAAG GCTGTGAAGGGAACCATGCAGAGGACATGCAAATGCCACGGGGTGTCGGGGAGCTGCACCACACAGACCTGCTGGCTGCAGTTGCCAGAGTTCAGGGAAGTGGGGAACTACTTGAAGGAGAAGTACCACAGGGCTCTGAAGGTAGATCTCCTCCGTGGAGCAGGTAATAGTGCGGCCAGCCGAGGGGCCATTGCTGAGACCTTTAACTCCATCTCACGCAAGGAGCTGGTCCACCTTGAAGACTCCCCTGATTACTGCCTAGAGAACCGCACACTGGGCTTGCCGGGCACAGAGGGCCGTGAGTGCCTCAAGAAGGGCAAGAACTTAAGCAAATGGGAGAAACGGAGCTGCAAAAGGCTATGTGGAGAGTGCGGGCTGGCCGTGGAGGAGCGCAAAGCCGAGATGGTGTCGAGCTGTAATTGCAAATTCCACTGGTGCTGTGCGGTGAAGTGTGAGCAGTGCAGAAAGACAGTGACCAAGTACTTCTGTGTGAAGAAAGGAGGTCAGCGGGGAAGGAATGAGAGTGCTGGAAGCCGCCGGAAGAACCTCAGACTGAGGAAGAAGCACTGA